In one Nicotiana tomentosiformis chromosome 6, ASM39032v3, whole genome shotgun sequence genomic region, the following are encoded:
- the LOC138894098 gene encoding uncharacterized protein — MAEYEACIMVLNMAINLNVHELLVMENSDLLIRQVQGDWETRDIKLIPYRQCVEDLSKRFKSIEFSYIPRFHNELADALATLASILPYPGNTHIDPLEIQIRDQHGYCNTIEIEPDSEPWYFDIKQFLKTREYSEHANMDQKRTIRRLSNGFFLSG; from the coding sequence ATGGCtgaatatgaagcttgcatcatggTTCTGAACATGGCAATAAATCTAAATGTGCATGAACTGTTGGTAATGGAAAATTCAGATTTGCTTATTCGACAGGTTCAAGGtgattgggagactcgagacatcaagctcattccatatagacaatgtgtggaggatcttagcaaaaggttcaaatccatcgagttcagttacattcccaggtttcacaatgaattagctGATGCCTTGGCCACCCTGGCCTCAATACTTCCATATCCGGGTAATACTCATATTGacccattagaaattcaaattcgggatcaacatggttattgcaaCACAATTGAAATAGAACCGGATAGTGAACCATGGTACTTTGATATTAAACAGTTTCTGAAAACAAGAGAATATTCGGAACATGCTAATAtggatcaaaagagaactattaggcgactctctaatggtttctttttgagtgggTAA